The following nucleotide sequence is from Sparus aurata chromosome 22, fSpaAur1.1, whole genome shotgun sequence.
ACTTAAAATAGGAATAAtgcttttaaagtaaaaaataaaaccatatgcCATATGACACAGCCATAGCATGaaacctgcttcctgtttacactgACAAGCGTACGAGAATGATcctggaaaatgtgttttcaggtgttGACATGGACagattattttgaaaagatgctaaaatgctcaCCTGGATGGAGATTATTGCTTTTAGAATACTGTTTCCAAGACTTGGCCTGTGATGTAGAGCTAGTAAACAGTTACTTGAAAAGATGCACTAAAAGTTGTCCTGAAAAATCTGGCCCATATCTGCATTACAGTATGGGCAGACCTGCCAACATGTTCGCATTTATCATACTCGGCATGTATTTTGACCCTTAAATACGCTCGTACAAATTGCTGCACTCCAGGTACGCATTTTGTTGCATCTCGCAGTTCGCCGGTTTCAGTTTCTGTGTAAGTTCAAAAGCTGTCCTAAAACAATCTGCATTACAGTGTCAGTGGGGCACACTACTTGACAAATGGTCAATTTTTCCTTATTGTTCAGGGAGACTGAAAACTCAGTTTGGATCCTTCTTCATGgaaaactgaaataaatcacCAGAATAACAGGATATACAGATGAATAAACAGACGAGAAAGTCTACTGCTGAAAATAAAGGTCTGTCCAAAAGATACAAAACTGTAATGTTATCGACCTACTGCAGTGATGTGCATCATTAAAATTTGGTAACAATGAGGCAATTGCAGCAACGGTTACAGACTCACTGTTAAGGTTTCAGACTGTGGGATCCACCTGCATCAGGCTTCATTTGCTAGCACCTGTGCATCGTTAGCTCGTTAGGTTCTGATTGGTCAGGGCAGGTCACCTGCAACATTTATAAACCTCTCACACGGTCATAGAGGTACTAGAGCTGTTCTTTTCAACATGATGGCTGTTTGGGTAAATGCTGGGTAAGCAAAAGTTTGTTTGTGATAGTTTGACTGATTTCTACAAAGTAGttaaacagttattttttttttctgtttttcaacagGGCTTTGCTCCTTGTTATGCTGACTGGTGTGACTTACAGCTACCCTGTAAAGCCAGGTGAAGTATCACTGCTGTGAACATTTAAAGTTTAAGATATGTTCATTAACTTTCCTTAATGTCTGTCTTTAAAGGTTTTGATCCCAGCTCCTACAGCGGTGGTTATGGGGCATACCCTGCTTCTGCTGGCTCCACCTCAGGTGTGATGTACGCTCCTGCAGCTTCTGGCTCAGGAACTGCAGATAAAGTCGCCACATATCCAGCTAGCTATCCGTCTGGAGGACCCAGTTACCCTCAGCCCAGTGTCCAGAGACAACCAGCTGCATCCTCTTACAGCTCTAACTCTTATGCTGCTGCACCTGTAGCTTCAGGATATGCTAGCGGCTCGTCTGCACCCAGTTACCCTCAGCCCAGTGTCCAGAGACAACCAGCTGCATCTACCTACAGCTCTAACTcttatgctgctgctgcacccgTAGCTTCAGGATATGCTAGTGGCTCGTCTTCACCCAGTTACCCTCAGCCCAGTGTCCAGAGACAACCAGCTGCATCCTCTTACAGCTCTAACTCTTATGCTGCTGCACCCGTAGCTTCAGGATATGCTAGTGGCTCGTCTTCACCCAGTTACCCTCAGCCCAGTGTCCAGAGACAACCAGCTGCATCTGCCTACAGCTCTAACTCTTATGCTGCTGCACCCGTAGCTTCAGGATATGCTAGTGGCTCGTCTGCACCCAGTTACCCTCAGCCCAGTGTCCAGAGACAACCAGCTGCATCTACCTACAGCTCTAACTCTTATGCTGCTGCACCTGAAGCTTCAGGATATGCTAGCGGCTCGTCTGCAGGCCCAAGCACCGGTCAACCCACCTTTTCCCAAGGTAACTAGTGGTCCCAATTTTATGGGAAGTGCAATGGCTACTCTAACTTTTGGTGTAAGAACACTGCTGTTTTCTAACCTCTGACTTCTGATTTCAAGATGTTGACTGGGCAGTGGCCCCACCCAGTCCTCTCTCTGGCGATGGTGCTTCTGCAGGACCTAGTGCTGGCCAGTTTTCTGGCCCTAGCAACGTGAGTCCACCTCGCCCTCCACAGCTCCAGGGAGGTGAATTGAACAAATATGCGCAGATCGCTGAGTATGGCAACTCGGAATATGAGACGGAAGAGCAAGGCTTCCtaccagcaccgccacctcctGGTGCTCAAGCTTTGAGCGGAGAAGGCTCACCCAGCG
It contains:
- the LOC115574312 gene encoding DNA-directed RNA polymerase II subunit RPB1-like isoform X3 — translated: MMAVWVNAGALLLVMLTGVTYSYPVKPGFDPSSYSGGYGAYPASAGSTSGVMYAPAASGSGTADKVATYPASYPSGGPSYPQPSVQRQPAASSYSSNSYAAAPVASGYASGSSAPSYPQPSVQRQPAASTYSSNSYAAAAPVASGYASGSSSPSYPQPSVQRQPAASSYSSNSYAAAPVASGYASGSSSPSYPQPSVQRQPAASAYSSNSYAAAPVASGYASGSSAPSYPQPSVQRQPAASTYSSNSYAAAPEASGYASGSSAGPSTGQPTFSQDVDWAVAPPSPLSGDGASAGPSAGQFSGPSNVSPPRPPQLQGGELNKYAQIAEYGNSEYETEEQGFLPAPPPPGAQALSGEGSPSDVQPSGPDSRPAQSFYPYPYPYDYLFLTGQYPPGTITHSSSNFEQGADNYEDTHYMRYNYPASPGVQQVKISPPAFEVPQSVQQPRQPVRQSVGSASYYPSGAATGYNRPYTAAGGYRGNKRYQ